One Thomasclavelia spiroformis DSM 1552 DNA window includes the following coding sequences:
- a CDS encoding sugar O-acetyltransferase encodes MKSEKEKMISGEIYNPANPRLVLDRARANRICTKYNKKCFNEINMRSRLLKKLINTEGNFWIKPPFYCDYGYNIFIGKNVMLNYGCVILDVCLVKIGEHTLIGPNTHIYTACHCLDPKKRLNDIEYGKAVTIGKNVWIGGNCCILPGITIKDNAVIGAGSVVTKDVPANVVVAGNPAKIIKTIDKIGK; translated from the coding sequence ATGAAAAGTGAAAAAGAAAAGATGATTTCTGGAGAAATATATAATCCAGCTAATCCACGATTAGTATTAGATCGAGCACGAGCAAATAGAATATGTACAAAATATAATAAAAAATGCTTTAATGAAATAAATATGCGTTCAAGATTATTAAAAAAGTTAATAAATACTGAGGGTAATTTTTGGATAAAACCACCTTTTTATTGTGATTATGGATATAATATTTTTATTGGTAAAAATGTAATGCTTAATTATGGCTGTGTTATTTTGGATGTGTGTCTTGTTAAAATAGGGGAACATACGTTAATTGGACCAAATACTCATATATATACTGCTTGTCATTGCCTAGATCCTAAAAAAAGATTAAATGATATTGAATATGGAAAAGCAGTTACAATTGGTAAAAATGTATGGATAGGAGGTAATTGTTGTATATTACCAGGAATCACGATAAAAGATAATGCTGTAATTGGGGCGGGTAGTGTTGTAACAAAAGATGTACCGGCTAATGTTGTAGTAGCAGGAAATCCAGCTAAAATCATTAAAACAATTGATAAAATTGGAAAGTGA
- a CDS encoding metallophosphoesterase — protein sequence MQFLIMSIVLFLVFVLYFRYLFNLCFSFNKKIILLLACLCSIPCLKPNSILFIFEVHFILISFLMTKLMKYIIKKQDKTKLRLLFIIIIPIFISSSILTYGYMNIKDIRKTEYTIYTNKKLDKEFKLTMISDLHYPCSTDKKELLEIVNKIENENSDAIILNGDIIDEYTTNNEKKEVFQTLGRLSKTTPVFYIFGNHDTGEYSLNNHSSYDYLKKLIESYGIEVLADKSVTLDNLTIIGRKDLHQPYRKDILQLTKSIDDNQFNIVLDHHPKDLKASAKSNIDLHLSGHTHAGQVFPAYYIFELFNINELNYGKEKIDDMTAINSSGIGGWGFPIRTQNHSEYVVINIKHKS from the coding sequence ATGCAATTTTTAATAATGAGTATTGTTCTTTTTTTAGTTTTTGTTTTATATTTTCGATATTTATTTAATCTTTGTTTTTCATTCAATAAGAAAATTATTCTATTATTAGCATGTCTTTGTTCAATTCCCTGTTTAAAGCCCAATAGTATATTATTTATTTTTGAAGTTCACTTTATTTTAATTTCTTTTTTAATGACAAAATTAATGAAATATATAATAAAAAAACAAGATAAAACTAAATTAAGATTACTTTTTATTATTATCATCCCCATCTTTATTTCAAGTTCTATTTTAACTTATGGCTATATGAATATAAAAGATATTAGAAAAACAGAATATACAATTTACACGAATAAAAAATTAGATAAAGAATTTAAATTAACGATGATTTCCGATTTACATTATCCATGTTCCACTGATAAAAAAGAATTACTTGAAATCGTAAATAAAATAGAAAATGAAAATTCTGATGCGATTATCTTAAATGGCGATATTATTGATGAATATACAACAAATAACGAAAAAAAAGAAGTCTTCCAAACTCTTGGTAGACTATCAAAAACAACCCCTGTTTTTTATATATTTGGTAATCACGATACTGGTGAGTATTCTTTAAATAATCATAGTTCTTATGATTATTTAAAAAAATTAATTGAATCTTATGGTATTGAAGTATTAGCAGATAAATCAGTTACGCTTGATAATCTAACAATAATTGGTAGAAAAGATCTTCATCAACCATATAGAAAAGATATTTTACAACTAACAAAATCTATAGATGATAATCAATTTAATATTGTTTTAGATCATCATCCAAAAGATTTAAAAGCTAGTGCTAAATCTAATATCGACCTTCATTTATCAGGTCATACTCATGCTGGACAAGTTTTTCCGGCATACTATATATTTGAGTTATTTAATATTAATGAATTAAATTATGGAAAAGAAAAAATTGACGACATGACTGCAATAAATTCATCTGGTATTGGTGGTTGGGGATTTCCAATTCGAACTCAAAATCATAGTGAATATGTTGTAATCAACATCAAACATAAAAGTTAA
- a CDS encoding response regulator transcription factor: protein MENTNILIIEDNNDINEMIYNYLNKNGFKCYQAYSGTEGLLYCKDDNYDLIILDLMLPGMDGKSVLVKIREKSDIPVIVLTAKDSLNSKVEILEIGAYDYLCKPFELEELLARIHVQLRKSNKKTNNMTFKKLTLDNQIYDAIINNQLLQLTRHEYYILELLIQNPKRVFTKQEIYAYAWNDDYLSDDKTINVHISNIRKKISKQTDEDYIKTVWGIGFKMAE from the coding sequence GTGGAAAATACTAATATTTTGATTATTGAAGATAATAATGATATCAACGAAATGATTTATAATTATTTAAATAAAAATGGTTTTAAATGTTATCAGGCCTATTCTGGAACAGAAGGGCTTTTATATTGTAAAGATGATAATTATGATCTTATTATTTTAGATTTAATGCTTCCAGGTATGGATGGCAAATCAGTTCTTGTTAAAATTAGAGAAAAATCAGATATTCCTGTTATTGTTTTAACAGCAAAAGATTCTCTTAATAGTAAAGTAGAAATATTAGAAATAGGGGCTTATGATTATTTATGCAAACCATTTGAATTAGAAGAATTACTAGCAAGAATTCATGTTCAATTAAGAAAAAGCAATAAAAAAACTAATAATATGACTTTTAAAAAATTAACTTTAGATAATCAAATCTATGATGCAATCATTAATAATCAACTGCTTCAATTAACTAGACACGAATATTATATTCTTGAATTATTAATACAAAATCCTAAACGAGTTTTTACAAAACAAGAGATATACGCATATGCTTGGAATGATGATTATCTTAGTGATGATAAAACAATTAATGTTCATATAAGTAATATTAGAAAAAAAATTAGTAAACAAACTGATGAAGACTATATTAAAACAGTGTGGGGCATTGGATTTAAGATGGCTGAATAA
- a CDS encoding ATP-binding cassette domain-containing protein: MNENVVEINNLCKTYKDTKAVSHVNMTIKKGDVYGFIGRNGAGKSTTLKMIVGLIFPTSGQIKLFGESRNKFTDRRIGSLIENPGLYPNLSAYDNMELKAIAMGLKDKEKIIELLNLVKLDFKSKKIVKKFSLGMKQRLAIALALLGNPDLLILDEPINGLDPEGIRQIREVIQYLNENKKMTIIISSHILGELSKVATRYGIIRDGQIIEEISAKELDQKCRDYLLLKVEQVEKAIPLLENDLGIYDYIVHENNEIRIYDNIESSKINLVLTKHNIKINQIYYQKQDLESYFLEKIGG, from the coding sequence ATGAATGAAAATGTTGTAGAAATCAATAATTTATGTAAAACATACAAAGATACAAAAGCAGTATCACATGTAAATATGACAATTAAAAAAGGAGACGTTTATGGTTTTATTGGCAGAAATGGGGCAGGGAAGTCAACAACTTTAAAAATGATAGTGGGTCTTATTTTTCCTACATCTGGTCAAATTAAATTATTTGGTGAGTCAAGAAATAAATTTACTGATAGAAGAATTGGCTCATTAATTGAAAATCCGGGTTTATATCCTAATTTATCAGCATATGACAATATGGAATTAAAAGCGATTGCGATGGGACTTAAAGATAAAGAAAAAATTATTGAATTATTAAATCTAGTAAAACTTGATTTTAAAAGTAAAAAGATTGTTAAGAAATTTTCTCTTGGAATGAAACAAAGATTAGCAATTGCATTAGCTCTGTTAGGTAATCCAGATTTATTGATTCTTGATGAACCAATTAATGGTCTTGATCCCGAAGGAATCAGACAGATCCGCGAAGTTATTCAATATCTCAATGAAAATAAAAAAATGACAATTATTATTAGTAGCCATATTCTTGGAGAACTAAGTAAAGTTGCAACACGATATGGAATTATTCGTGATGGTCAAATTATTGAAGAAATTAGTGCTAAAGAACTTGATCAAAAATGTCGAGATTATTTGTTATTAAAAGTTGAACAAGTAGAAAAAGCTATCCCATTATTAGAAAATGATTTAGGAATTTATGATTATATTGTTCATGAAAATAATGAAATAAGAATATATGATAATATCGAAAGTTCAAAAATCAATCTAGTATTAACAAAACATAATATTAAAATAAATCAAATATATTATCAAAAACAAGACTTAGAATCATACTTTTTAGAAAAGATCGGAGGCTAA
- a CDS encoding ABC transporter permease, with amino-acid sequence MFNIIKSEITRLSKSKGFWVSIGIFIFIYIVCIVMQTSTQNTSNFNSTNIINEPGFYIQVDTVVKSLNGYATTFGHSFGVLILGIYLSLFVCHEYSSGYVKNVATLPNGRNAMIISKVVVSIIMSLVILFICYSLSFILGNILIEGFEIESLSIILKSIIVMFLLSMAMFSLIIFVSTLFKNKTAGIILLFLIASGMLFPFINGILEFIHLSNLAKYSLSYLFTNIISFNHSTMIKTIFISIIYIIVYTIISIKIIQKRDL; translated from the coding sequence ATGTTTAATATTATAAAATCAGAAATAACAAGACTATCAAAAAGTAAAGGTTTTTGGGTTTCTATAGGCATCTTTATTTTCATATATATAGTATGTATAGTAATGCAAACATCAACTCAAAATACAAGTAATTTCAATTCAACTAATATTATTAATGAACCAGGTTTTTATATTCAAGTTGATACTGTTGTTAAATCACTTAATGGTTATGCTACAACGTTTGGACATTCATTTGGAGTATTGATTTTAGGAATATATCTTAGTTTATTTGTTTGTCATGAATATAGCAGTGGCTATGTTAAAAATGTAGCAACTTTACCTAATGGTAGAAATGCAATGATTATTTCAAAAGTCGTTGTTTCAATAATTATGTCATTAGTTATTTTATTTATTTGTTATAGTCTAAGTTTTATATTAGGAAATATTTTGATTGAAGGCTTTGAAATTGAGTCATTATCAATAATTTTAAAATCTATAATAGTAATGTTTTTATTATCTATGGCAATGTTTAGTTTAATTATTTTTGTATCAACATTATTTAAAAACAAAACAGCTGGAATTATTTTATTATTTTTAATTGCTTCAGGAATGCTATTTCCTTTTATTAATGGGATTCTTGAATTTATTCATCTTTCAAATTTAGCAAAATATTCACTTTCCTATCTTTTTACAAATATTATCTCATTTAATCATAGTACCATGATAAAAACAATTTTCATTTCAATCATTTATATTATAGTGTATACTATTATTAGTATTAAAATTATTCAAAAAAGAGATTTGTAA